From the genome of Methylocystis bryophila, one region includes:
- a CDS encoding putative bifunctional diguanylate cyclase/phosphodiesterase, with protein MQLRHPTLHGASVWGDEEFLLPPRVGVASPAPPPPTVVPHIETVLNSIGELVYVWDLVTDRISWTGDLPRTLGSLGEVDLSSGIAFGDRVSPESVVSRYEAIVKSDHRDEGDGVPYQLVYGLLQPRELGISGSVWVEDTGRWYGGADGRPARAQGVLRVVTERHNAERLRARHAHIDSLTGLLNRSHLSEKLQRLIEAAERSRKPFALLLVGLENLFALNRNYGYDAGDEVIAGLARRLCANMRASDLLARHAGNKIAIVAPECDLEQMQSIAMRLIDCVAAEPFETKAGAVPATIRVGGVIGPRHGRSSQMLFQHAEEALDAARESSSARFSAFSPSLARGHQRMQALSVAESIVSALDENRVELALQPIVRAKDGEAAFYEALLRVRLGDGSLVTPGSILPVAEKAGLVRLLDRRVLDLALEKMSADPRLRLSVNASLSTLLDPEWPDRLARALEMRQGVAERLTIEITETSMIEDIETTGHVVASCKRLGIKMAMDDFGSGHTSFRNLRAMAFDLVKIDGAFIRNIVNSEDDRFFARTLTALAHHLKLEIVAEWVEDEATAAMLREWGVDYFQGAFFGSAEG; from the coding sequence ATGCAACTGCGCCACCCGACCCTTCACGGCGCCTCGGTTTGGGGCGACGAGGAATTTCTCCTTCCGCCCCGCGTCGGCGTGGCGAGTCCTGCGCCGCCCCCGCCGACCGTCGTCCCCCATATCGAGACCGTGCTCAATTCCATAGGCGAGCTCGTTTATGTTTGGGATCTCGTCACGGATCGGATTTCCTGGACGGGAGATCTCCCCCGGACGCTCGGGTCGCTCGGCGAGGTCGATCTCTCCTCCGGCATCGCCTTCGGCGATCGCGTCTCGCCGGAAAGCGTCGTCTCCCGATATGAGGCGATCGTAAAATCCGACCACAGGGATGAAGGAGACGGCGTCCCCTATCAGCTCGTCTATGGGCTGCTGCAGCCGCGCGAGCTGGGGATTTCCGGTTCGGTGTGGGTCGAGGACACCGGGCGCTGGTATGGCGGCGCGGACGGTCGTCCCGCGCGTGCACAGGGCGTGCTGCGTGTCGTCACGGAGCGCCACAACGCCGAGCGGCTCCGCGCGCGTCACGCCCATATCGATTCGCTGACCGGCTTGCTCAACCGCTCGCATCTTTCCGAAAAGCTGCAGCGCCTCATCGAAGCGGCTGAACGCAGCCGCAAGCCTTTCGCGCTGCTTCTGGTGGGACTTGAAAATCTGTTCGCGCTCAATCGCAACTATGGTTACGACGCCGGCGACGAGGTCATCGCGGGGCTCGCGCGGCGTCTTTGCGCCAACATGCGCGCTTCCGACCTTCTCGCCCGGCATGCGGGCAATAAGATCGCGATCGTCGCGCCCGAGTGCGACCTCGAACAGATGCAATCCATCGCCATGCGCCTGATCGACTGCGTAGCTGCAGAGCCTTTCGAAACGAAAGCGGGAGCGGTGCCCGCGACGATCCGCGTCGGCGGCGTGATTGGTCCGCGCCACGGCCGCTCGAGCCAAATGCTCTTCCAGCACGCCGAGGAAGCGCTCGACGCCGCCCGAGAGAGCTCCAGCGCGCGCTTTTCCGCTTTCAGCCCGTCCCTCGCCCGCGGGCATCAGCGGATGCAAGCCTTGAGCGTCGCCGAGAGCATCGTCTCCGCGCTCGATGAGAACCGCGTCGAGCTCGCGCTCCAGCCCATCGTGCGCGCCAAGGACGGCGAGGCGGCCTTCTACGAGGCTCTCCTCAGGGTGCGGCTCGGCGACGGCTCTCTCGTGACGCCAGGATCGATCTTGCCGGTCGCCGAAAAGGCGGGGCTGGTTCGGCTGCTCGATCGGCGCGTCTTGGATCTGGCTCTGGAAAAGATGAGCGCCGATCCCCGCTTGCGGCTTTCCGTCAACGCCTCGCTCTCAACCCTGCTCGATCCGGAATGGCCCGACCGTCTCGCCCGCGCCTTGGAGATGCGACAAGGCGTCGCGGAGCGGCTGACGATCGAGATTACCGAGACCAGCATGATCGAGGATATCGAGACGACTGGCCATGTCGTCGCCTCATGCAAGCGGCTCGGGATCAAGATGGCGATGGACGATTTTGGCTCCGGTCACACCTCCTTCCGCAATCTGCGGGCGATGGCCTTCGATCTCGTCAAGATCGACGGCGCCTTCATCCGCAACATCGTCAATTCAGAGGATGACCGCTTCTTCGCGCGCACGCTGACTGCGCTCGCCCATCA
- the argH gene encoding argininosuccinate lyase has protein sequence MTSKIWGGRFSDAADAVLDAINVSIDFDQRLWTQDIEASKAHVAMLAAQGVVTHADAERITNGLAQIEDEIRSGVFVFSRGLEDIHMNVESRLAEIVGPVAGRLHTARSRNDQVATDFRLYIRDFVDQLDAALLDLQRALAERALAEAATVMPGFTHLQSAQPVTFGHHLLAYVEMIARDRGRFHDARERLNESPLGAAALAGTSFPIDREMTAKALRFARPTANSIDSVSDRDFVLETLSAASICAMHLSRFAEEIVLWTTPQFGFVGLSDKFTTGSSIMPQKRNPDAAELVRGKTGRIFGALQALLVVMKGLPLAYSKDMQEDKEGAFDALDSLALCVAAVAGMTRDMTVDRNAMRAAAGAGYATATDLADWLVRAAGLPFREAHHVTGRLVALAAARGVGLEALALEDLTAVDPRITPEVFEVLGVDKSVESRTSYGGAAPKNVREQAQAWLQRLA, from the coding sequence ATGACCAGCAAAATCTGGGGTGGACGTTTCAGTGACGCGGCGGACGCCGTTCTGGACGCGATCAACGTCTCGATCGACTTCGACCAGCGCCTGTGGACCCAGGACATAGAGGCGTCCAAGGCCCATGTCGCGATGCTCGCCGCACAAGGCGTCGTCACGCACGCGGACGCTGAGCGCATCACAAACGGCCTCGCGCAGATCGAGGACGAAATCCGCTCCGGCGTCTTTGTTTTTTCCCGCGGGCTCGAAGACATTCACATGAATGTCGAGTCGCGGCTTGCCGAGATCGTTGGCCCCGTCGCCGGCCGCCTCCATACGGCGCGCTCGCGAAACGATCAAGTCGCGACAGATTTTCGCTTATATATCCGCGACTTCGTCGATCAGCTCGACGCGGCGCTGCTCGATTTGCAGCGCGCGCTCGCCGAACGCGCGCTCGCGGAAGCCGCGACCGTGATGCCGGGCTTTACTCACCTCCAATCGGCCCAGCCCGTGACTTTCGGCCATCATCTGCTGGCCTATGTCGAGATGATCGCGCGCGATCGAGGACGCTTCCACGACGCACGCGAGCGGCTGAACGAATCGCCCCTTGGCGCCGCGGCGCTCGCCGGCACCTCTTTTCCGATCGATCGCGAAATGACGGCCAAAGCCTTGCGGTTTGCGCGCCCGACAGCGAATTCGATCGACAGCGTTTCGGATCGCGACTTCGTGCTGGAGACGCTCTCCGCCGCGTCCATCTGCGCCATGCATCTTTCGCGCTTCGCCGAAGAGATCGTGCTCTGGACAACGCCGCAGTTTGGCTTCGTCGGACTCTCCGACAAGTTCACGACGGGCTCCTCGATCATGCCGCAAAAGCGCAATCCTGACGCGGCCGAGCTGGTGCGCGGCAAGACAGGGCGGATCTTTGGGGCGCTGCAAGCGCTCCTCGTCGTGATGAAAGGCCTGCCCCTCGCCTATTCCAAGGATATGCAAGAGGACAAGGAGGGCGCCTTCGACGCGCTCGACTCGCTCGCGCTCTGCGTCGCGGCGGTCGCCGGCATGACGCGCGACATGACAGTCGATCGCAATGCGATGCGCGCGGCGGCCGGCGCGGGCTACGCGACCGCGACCGACCTCGCCGACTGGCTGGTGCGCGCGGCCGGCTTGCCCTTCCGCGAAGCGCACCACGTGACCGGGCGCCTCGTCGCGCTCGCCGCCGCGCGCGGCGTCGGGCTCGAGGCGCTCGCGCTCGAGGATCTCACGGCGGTCGATCCTCGCATCACTCCGGAGGTCTTCGAGGTGCTGGGGGTCGACAAGTCCGTCGAGAGCCGGACGAGCTATGGCGGCGCGGCGCCCAAAAACGTGCGCGAGCAGGCGCAGGCCTGGCTGCAACGGCTTGCATAA
- the tlpA gene encoding thiol:disulfide interchange protein TlpA — translation MSEPEPSALTRHRITFAFAALAIVSVAALLYVKGGESRKKAGSQVCAAAKPLAAALAPLAKGEVAALNVAADPEPFPALSFNGPDGAPLDVAAFKGKTLLLNVWAAWCVPCRAEMPALNRLQQQLGSPSFEVVAINVDTSHLEKPKALLSELGVGALKFYSDPKAEVFFRLRQTGGLTGLPTTFLIDPAGCEIGRMSGPAVWDSEDAVKLIKSALGQKAE, via the coding sequence ATGAGCGAGCCTGAGCCTTCGGCTCTAACGCGTCACCGCATTACCTTCGCCTTCGCCGCCCTGGCGATCGTCAGCGTCGCGGCGCTTCTATACGTGAAGGGCGGGGAGAGCCGCAAGAAAGCCGGTTCGCAAGTCTGCGCCGCGGCAAAGCCGCTCGCCGCAGCCCTTGCACCGCTCGCCAAAGGCGAGGTCGCCGCGCTCAATGTCGCCGCGGATCCGGAGCCCTTTCCGGCCTTGAGCTTCAACGGACCCGACGGCGCGCCGCTCGATGTCGCGGCCTTCAAGGGCAAGACGTTGCTGCTCAACGTCTGGGCCGCCTGGTGCGTGCCTTGCCGCGCCGAAATGCCCGCGTTGAACCGGCTGCAACAACAGCTCGGCTCTCCGTCCTTCGAGGTCGTCGCCATCAATGTCGACACCTCGCATCTGGAAAAGCCCAAGGCTCTGCTTTCGGAACTCGGGGTGGGCGCGCTGAAGTTCTATTCGGACCCCAAGGCCGAGGTCTTCTTCCGGCTGCGCCAGACGGGCGGACTCACCGGCTTGCCCACGACCTTCCTGATCGACCCGGCCGGCTGCGAGATCGGTCGCATGTCCGGTCCCGCCGTGTGGGACTCGGAAGACGCCGTGAAGCTGATCAAAAGCGCGCTGGGCCAGAAAGCGGAGTAA